The Lactuca sativa cultivar Salinas chromosome 2, Lsat_Salinas_v11, whole genome shotgun sequence genome includes a window with the following:
- the LOC111911706 gene encoding agamous-like MADS-box protein AGL62, whose product MAPKRSLGRQKIKMAQIQKKSHLQVTFSKRRVGLFKKASELCTLCGVDIAIVVFSPAGKVYSFGHPKVDSVVDRFLTRKQINPMPTNLHLVEAHRIASIPDLNLQQTHMRDELEAEKKRRETLDEMRKASQNQFWWEAPIEDLNLHELEQLKDSMEELKKTISIQANKLFLENANSVTIFGTNNVISGDADYYEMKPNPIISASCTSSHVHSYGYGHGLF is encoded by the coding sequence ATGGCGCCAAAGAGAAGTTTGGGTCGCCAAAAGATTAAAATGGCACAAATCCAGAAAAAATCTCATCTGCAAGTGACTTTCTCAAAGAGACGAGTAGGGCTGTTTAAGAAGGCTAGCGAGCTTTGCACATTGTGTGGGGTTGACATCGCTATCGTGGTCTTTTCTCCGGCTGGAAAAGTTTACTCCTTTGGCCATCCTAAAGTTGACTCGGTTGTTGATAGATTTCTGACCCGAAAGCAAATTAATCCTATGCCTACAAATTTACATCTTGTAGAGGCGCATAGGATAGCTTCCATTCCTGATCTAAATTTGCAGCAAACGCACATGAGGGACGAGTTAGAAGCTGAGAAGAAAAGAAGGGAGACCCTTGATGAAATGAGAAAGGCTAGCCAGAACCAGTTCTGGTGGGAAGCACCTATTGAGGACTTGAATCTCCATGAACTTGAACAACTGAAGGATTCAATGGAGGAACTCAAGAAGACTATCTCCATACAGGCCAATAAGCTGTTCCTCGAGAATGCTAACTCTGTGACAATTTTTGGTACTAATAATGTTATTAGCGGTGATGCTGATTATTATGAGATGAAGCCTAACCCCATCATTTCAGCATCTTGTACTTCTTCTCACGTCCATAGCTATGGCTATGGCCATGGTTTGTTTTAA
- the LOC111911741 gene encoding latex serine proteinase inhibitor: MKPLLSYVLLLLFIITTQLLISSTTTTGTAAATEDIVKDSEGKEVLDNVPYHIGPVITGTGTRGRIKLTDTMYNKKVCPLDVVQDPSEDNLGGQFMFTLIGKEKYLLTSRILGIDSGSPKGECEESTFWTIPDVEEPPPSNLITTGGGFDQSFTCFQVVEYPKPTSPEVPSYMLQHCPSFCGAGPQTCFNISIYTDNGVRRLSSITGGYPFEFAFYKVKRTHDTL; encoded by the coding sequence ATGAAGCCATTATTGTCTTATgttctcttgcttctcttcatcATCACTACACAGTTATTAATCTCTTCTACCACCACCACCGGGACTGCAGCGGCCACTGAAGACATAGTAAAAGACTCTGAAGGGAAAGAGGTATTGGATAATGTTCCCTACCACATTGGTCCAGTCATcaccggaaccggaaccagaGGCCGGATCAAGTTAACTGACACCATGTACAATAAGAAAGTTTGTCCACTAGACGTGGTGCAGGACCCATCTGAGGATAACTTAGGGGGCCAGTTCATGTTCACTCTCATTGGTAAGGAAAAGTATCTCCTCACCTCACGCATTCTTGGTATTGATTCTGGCTCCCCGAAGGGTGAATGTGAGGAGTCTACATTTTGGACGATCCCAGATGTGGAAGAACCACCACCGTCTAACTTGATTACAACTGGTGGCGGTTTCGATCAATCTTTTACATGTTTCCAGGTTGTGGAGTATCCTAAACCAACAAGTCCAGAGGTGCCTAGCTACATGCTTCAACACTGCCCCTCATTTTGTGGTGCAGGCCCTCAAACTTGCTTTAACATAAGCATTTACACAGATAATGGAGTCAGACGGCTTTCTTCCATCACTGGTGGTTATCCTTTTGAGTTTGCGTTTTATAAGGTCAAAAGAACCCATGATACTTTGTGA